A genome region from Cervus canadensis isolate Bull #8, Minnesota chromosome 10, ASM1932006v1, whole genome shotgun sequence includes the following:
- the LOC122447864 gene encoding alpha-1,6-mannosyl-glycoprotein 2-beta-N-acetylglucosaminyltransferase-like: MRFRIYKRKVLILTLVVAACGFVLWSSNGRQRKNEALAPPLLDVDPARGAGARAGDHLAVSVGIRQGSNESAAPLVAAAPQPEVDNLTLRYRSLVYQLNFDQTLRNVDKAGSWTPPPRELALVVQVHNRPEYLKLLLDSLRKAQGIDDVLVIFSHDFWSTEINQLIAGVDFCPVLQVFFPFSIQLYPNEFPGTDPRDCPRDVEKNAALRMGCINAEYPDSFGHYREAKFSQTKHHWWWKLHFVWERVKVLRDCAGLILFLEEDHYSAPDFYHVFKKMWKLKQLECPECDVLSLGTYTAIRNFYDVADKVDVKTWKSTEHNMGLALTREAYQKLIECTDTFCTYDDYNWDWTLQYLTVSCLPKFWKVLVPQVPRIFHAGDCGMHHQKTCRPATQSAQLESLLNNNKQYLFPETLTISEKFMTALSPPRKNGGWGDIRDHELCKSYRRLQ; the protein is encoded by the coding sequence ATGAGGTTCCGCATCTATAAGCGGAAGGTGCTGATCTTGACGCTCGTGGTGGCCGCCTGCGGCTTCGTCCTCTGGAGCAGCAATGGGCGACAAAGGAAGAACGAGGCCCTCGCCCCGCCGCTGCTGGACGTCGATCCCGCGCGGGGTGCGGGCGCCCGGGCCGGGGACCATCTCGCCGTGTCGGTGGGCATCCGCCAGGGCTCCAACGAGTCGGCGGCTCCGCTGGTCGCCGCTGCCCCGCAGCCCGAGGTGGACAATCTGACGCTGCGGTACCGGTCCCTGGTGTACCAGCTGAACTTTGACCAGACGCTGAGGAATGTAGATAAGGCCGGCTCCtggacccccccaccccgagaGCTGGCGCTGGTGGTCCAGGTGCACAACCGGCCCGAATACCTCAAACTGCTGCTGGACTCACTTCGAAAAGCCCAGGGAATCGACGACGTCCTCGTCATCTTTAGCCATGACTTCTGGTCGACCGAAATCAATCAGCTGATTGCTGGGGTGGATTTCTGTCCAGTTCTGCAGGTGTTCTTTCCTTTCAGCATTCAGTTGTACCCTAACGAGTTCCCCGGCACTGACCCTAGAGATTGCCCCAGAGACGTGGAGAAGAATGCAGCTTTGCGGATGGGATGCATTAATGCTGAATATCCCGACTCCTTCGGCCATTATAGAGAGGCCAAGTTCTCCCAAACTAAACACCACTGGTGGTGGAAGCTGCATTTTGTATGGGAGAGGGTCAAAGTCCTTCGAGACTGTGCTGGCCTCATACTTTTCCTAGAGGAGGATCACTACTCAGCCCCAGACTTTTACCATGTCTTCAAAAAGATGTGGAAATTAAAGCAGCTAGAGTGCCCCGAGTGTGATGTTCTCTCCCTGGGGACCTATACTGCCATTCGAAATTTCTATGACGTGGCTGACAAGGTAGATGTGAAAACGTGGAAATCCACAGAGCACAATATGGGTCTGGCCCTGACCCGGGAAGCCTATCAGAAGCTGATTGAGTGCACAGACACTTTCTGTACTTATGATGATTATAACTGGGACTGGACCCTTCAATATTTGACTGTATCTTGTCTTCCAAAATTCTGGAAAGTGCTGGTTCCTCAAGTTCCTAGGATTTTTCATGCTGGAGACTGTGGTATGCATCACCAAAAAACTTGTAGACCAGCCACCCAGAGTGCCCAACTTGAGTCACTCTTAAATAATAACAAACAGTACCTGTTTCCAGAAACTCTAACTATCAGTGAGAAGTTTATGACAGCCCTTTCCCCACCTAGGAAAAATGGAGGGTGGGGAGATATTAGGGACCATGAACTCTGTAAAAGTTATAGAAGACTgcagtaa